One stretch of Chryseobacterium indologenes DNA includes these proteins:
- a CDS encoding LysM peptidoglycan-binding domain-containing protein, whose amino-acid sequence MELKKYKIQRGDTLESIAAKNGSSIKELIAFHNQNCGVTETILSDYLPLHLENIYLEIKTEGEQKESNTIATGDKARYRAEQTVITKINGIIQNHADTKREFFVIKENHNNRLLIKTALVENTIKVNPAALQDVMNIICEIDLLKCDAILEPDPKTGKIKKIQNHEEIIKRWKNYKSNLESRFGFIRSDATKNDFKHFIDASENVIINEDNLKRDFNAKLFFDLFFDKYLVSQDKLFAPFSRKLNSQLLENIPVELKFRQDILSETEDIVNVRKVGELNKNSLNIDGLKKSYDERYLPMVGYKFSEYNFSIREHSTIDVTNQWIENSEVTIIEEVKNNVQILISYKLKKIET is encoded by the coding sequence ATGGAATTGAAAAAATATAAAATTCAAAGAGGAGACACATTAGAATCAATAGCAGCAAAGAATGGATCATCTATTAAAGAGCTGATTGCTTTTCACAATCAAAATTGCGGAGTAACGGAAACTATTTTAAGTGACTATTTACCATTGCATTTAGAGAATATATATCTGGAAATAAAGACAGAAGGGGAACAAAAAGAATCAAATACTATTGCCACTGGCGATAAAGCCAGATACAGGGCAGAGCAAACAGTGATAACAAAGATCAATGGTATTATTCAAAATCACGCAGATACCAAAAGAGAATTTTTTGTTATTAAGGAAAATCATAATAACAGGCTATTGATAAAAACGGCTTTGGTTGAAAATACCATAAAAGTAAATCCTGCTGCTTTGCAGGATGTAATGAATATCATCTGTGAAATTGATTTACTAAAGTGTGATGCCATCTTAGAACCAGATCCGAAGACTGGAAAAATTAAGAAAATTCAGAATCACGAGGAGATTATTAAAAGATGGAAGAATTATAAAAGTAATTTAGAATCCAGATTTGGTTTTATTCGCTCTGATGCTACTAAAAATGATTTTAAACATTTTATTGATGCTTCGGAAAATGTTATTATTAATGAAGATAATTTAAAAAGAGATTTTAATGCAAAACTTTTTTTTGATTTATTTTTTGATAAATATTTAGTTTCTCAAGATAAGTTATTTGCTCCCTTTAGCAGGAAATTAAATTCTCAGTTATTAGAAAACATCCCCGTGGAATTAAAATTCAGACAAGATATTCTCTCTGAAACTGAAGATATCGTCAATGTAAGAAAAGTGGGCGAACTGAATAAGAACAGTTTGAATATTGACGGACTAAAAAAATCATACGATGAACGATACCTGCCGATGGTAGGCTATAAATTTTCAGAGTATAATTTTAGTATACGGGAACATTCTACTATAGATGTAACCAATCAATGGATTGAGAATTCTGAAGTTACAATTATCGAAGAAGTTAAAAATAATGTACAGATATTGATAAGCTATAAACTTAAAAAAATAGAAACATAA
- the tssD gene encoding type VI secretion system tube protein TssD yields MAERNSRGILKFNNGEGQKLLKMNYSVSRSTDVSGRVASDPSNALIKVTVEATEKSDILESLLNGKYKPTVGEIVFNKSHEEGTLITLKWENGYVIQHEVDFDAIDSNSMLISFVISAETIDYGTSQYAGLWPSAGK; encoded by the coding sequence ATGGCAGAAAGAAATTCAAGAGGAATCTTAAAATTCAACAACGGAGAAGGTCAGAAACTATTAAAAATGAACTACAGCGTATCAAGATCAACTGATGTATCAGGACGTGTAGCATCAGATCCTTCTAACGCACTTATCAAAGTTACAGTAGAAGCTACTGAAAAATCAGACATCCTTGAAAGCTTATTAAACGGAAAATATAAGCCAACAGTAGGAGAAATTGTATTTAACAAATCTCACGAAGAAGGAACACTAATCACTTTAAAATGGGAGAACGGATACGTTATCCAACACGAAGTAGATTTCGATGCAATCGACAGCAACAGTATGCTGATCAGCTTCGTAATCAGTGCTGAAACTATTGACTACGGTACTTCTCAGTACGCAGGTCTTTGGCCGTCTGCTGGTAAATAA
- a CDS encoding PAAR-like protein codes for MAESFVPQETTVVCTNMTNGAPQKLGMYERTSITIYRSKEQPLLNKLDRKLSGSFQCKTSMKFWGGLQILCAVLAVGALVIATVATGGLALVAAGVMFAAAAVSVGSGVTALYKAAHDCDATLTSNWEEYHKTVNIEKSNALLNKSFMSCNKGGIVTIIMDPVLAQEAASQISSSNNKEVAAHFTAQAVMGVVTVVTTLSPIGILVGAPLAVYNYWNGESDKQKVRDANTRLRFTDKEQKNKSFLEQGGDAAKQEGINGAIGSPGALIEEGMTVTARNQALLRQAQQYGMEAIERQAAGRVASAESARLAQDILMRSQSTAFNWKGLGGGLVKGFVGGMINFGIDYSVDQYEESKNNESVGAAVINNKRDTGGINIIANES; via the coding sequence ATGGCAGAGTCTTTTGTACCACAGGAAACTACAGTAGTATGTACCAACATGACCAACGGGGCTCCTCAAAAGCTAGGCATGTATGAACGTACATCAATTACAATATATAGATCTAAAGAACAACCTTTACTCAATAAACTGGATAGAAAACTTTCCGGCTCATTTCAATGTAAAACTTCAATGAAATTTTGGGGTGGTCTCCAGATTTTATGTGCTGTTTTGGCAGTAGGAGCTTTGGTAATTGCTACTGTTGCTACCGGAGGGCTTGCCTTAGTTGCTGCTGGAGTTATGTTTGCCGCTGCTGCAGTAAGTGTAGGCTCAGGAGTAACAGCATTATATAAAGCTGCTCATGATTGTGATGCAACATTAACATCCAATTGGGAAGAGTACCATAAAACAGTAAATATTGAAAAATCAAATGCATTACTGAATAAATCTTTCATGAGCTGTAACAAAGGGGGAATTGTAACTATTATTATGGATCCTGTTTTAGCTCAGGAGGCTGCCAGCCAGATTAGCAGTAGTAATAATAAAGAAGTTGCTGCCCATTTTACGGCACAGGCTGTAATGGGAGTAGTAACCGTAGTTACTACCCTTTCACCCATTGGAATCTTAGTAGGGGCACCACTTGCAGTTTATAATTATTGGAATGGTGAAAGTGATAAACAAAAGGTAAGGGATGCCAATACAAGGTTGAGATTTACAGATAAGGAACAAAAGAATAAATCTTTTTTAGAACAGGGTGGAGATGCTGCAAAGCAGGAAGGGATAAACGGGGCAATTGGATCACCCGGTGCATTGATAGAGGAGGGAATGACTGTTACAGCGAGAAATCAGGCTTTATTGAGACAGGCGCAGCAATATGGAATGGAAGCAATAGAAAGGCAGGCCGCAGGTCGGGTGGCTTCAGCGGAATCAGCCAGATTAGCGCAGGATATTTTGATGAGATCACAATCTACAGCATTTAATTGGAAAGGATTGGGTGGTGGACTGGTAAAAGGTTTTGTGGGTGGAATGATTAACTTTGGAATAGATTATTCCGTAGATCAATATGAAGAAAGTAAAAATAATGAAAGTGTAGGTGCTGCTGTAATAAATAATAAAAGAGATACAGGCGGCATAAATATAATTGCAAATGAGAGTTAA
- a CDS encoding type VI secretion system Vgr family protein encodes MFQDDKTIKVDSPNNDIKGSKEPLKNVKENVAQKADEKINKTGSKTKKAVKAGQQGMSTVQGTSMFMNQTFVPNDPSIIENKVWAKQPTSKIHNAEAIPKSIIAGINRVVKLDVVIEGQIIKHFKHFKLVQSAAKHHEFTLTLAHDTLGSAENHNLEEAQNFLGKRITVVFKYKDIIQGAERNFVGVVTEVGFSQEKGSLGNIVLKGYSPTVLLDAAPHIQSFGGSQPISLNSIAYHVISEGLGQNKFDFRVDAQHGNVSYSSQYEETHYNYLARIAEAYGEQFYYDGEVLHFGKLPPQEKPVKLTYGSSVSDIAIKMKAQHVSPSFYGYNSSKNEKMTGGNSKINHTSDIARRAYEISEKTFTTPSLRVAPIKASSFMDIDASQKGTAGSKASEVFITSGTTTVPFLYPGCTADIEMRKAESSETSYFTKLMIIEVTHEVDARGYYDGKFEAIAADTGFIPRPEFETPRAEAQFAKVISNTDPQNQGRVQVQFDWQNGPDVTEFIRVMSPDAGSSDKVNKNRGFMSIPEVGDQVIINFVHQHPDRPFVMGGMFHGGIGAGGGTGNNVMSFSGRSGAELKYDNGAGSMNLKDQGGANMFFDGAGNVVHNANNDSTKTVGNNKTDKIGNNKKLEVGCDHIADVGNTHKVAVGGKNSVFTMDNTGTIDLTGVKKIKLKVGSSEIVITPDKISITSAEVDIIGGGATANFKGKTTITGKPVDIN; translated from the coding sequence ATGTTTCAGGATGACAAGACAATTAAAGTAGATAGCCCAAATAATGATATAAAAGGCAGTAAAGAGCCGTTGAAAAATGTAAAGGAAAATGTTGCTCAAAAAGCAGATGAAAAGATCAATAAAACGGGTAGTAAGACCAAAAAAGCTGTAAAAGCAGGACAACAGGGTATGAGCACTGTACAGGGTACCAGTATGTTTATGAACCAAACATTTGTCCCGAATGATCCTTCTATTATTGAAAATAAAGTATGGGCCAAGCAGCCGACCTCAAAAATACATAATGCTGAAGCCATTCCGAAAAGTATTATTGCCGGAATTAACCGTGTGGTGAAACTGGATGTAGTGATTGAAGGGCAAATTATCAAGCATTTTAAACATTTTAAATTGGTACAGAGTGCTGCCAAGCATCATGAATTTACCCTGACACTGGCTCATGATACATTAGGAAGTGCTGAAAACCATAATCTTGAAGAAGCACAAAACTTCCTGGGGAAAAGGATAACGGTGGTTTTCAAATATAAAGACATTATACAGGGCGCAGAACGTAATTTCGTGGGGGTAGTGACAGAAGTAGGATTCAGCCAGGAAAAAGGGAGTCTTGGAAATATTGTTCTTAAAGGATACAGTCCTACCGTACTTTTGGATGCGGCACCTCATATTCAGAGTTTTGGAGGAAGCCAGCCGATCAGTTTGAATAGTATTGCCTATCATGTAATCAGTGAAGGACTGGGACAAAATAAATTTGACTTCAGAGTAGATGCCCAACACGGAAATGTTTCCTATAGCTCACAATACGAAGAAACGCACTATAATTATCTGGCAAGAATTGCGGAAGCCTATGGTGAACAGTTTTATTATGATGGTGAAGTATTGCATTTTGGAAAGCTTCCGCCACAGGAGAAACCCGTAAAACTGACCTATGGAAGCAGTGTAAGCGATATCGCAATTAAAATGAAAGCCCAGCACGTAAGTCCTTCTTTCTACGGCTACAACAGCAGTAAAAATGAAAAAATGACAGGTGGAAACTCAAAGATCAATCATACCTCAGACATTGCAAGACGTGCCTACGAAATCTCTGAAAAAACATTTACCACTCCATCGCTAAGAGTAGCCCCTATCAAAGCTTCATCTTTTATGGATATTGATGCTTCTCAAAAGGGAACTGCCGGAAGTAAGGCTTCTGAGGTATTTATTACTTCAGGAACGACCACTGTACCTTTCTTATATCCGGGATGTACAGCAGATATTGAAATGCGTAAAGCGGAAAGCAGTGAAACCTCATATTTTACGAAGCTGATGATTATTGAGGTTACCCATGAAGTAGATGCCAGAGGATATTATGATGGTAAATTTGAAGCTATAGCTGCAGATACAGGATTTATTCCACGTCCGGAATTTGAAACTCCAAGAGCGGAAGCTCAGTTTGCTAAGGTGATTTCCAATACGGATCCTCAAAACCAGGGAAGAGTTCAGGTACAGTTTGACTGGCAGAACGGACCAGATGTTACAGAATTTATCCGGGTAATGTCTCCGGATGCAGGAAGCAGTGATAAAGTCAATAAAAACCGTGGATTCATGTCTATCCCTGAAGTGGGCGACCAGGTAATCATCAACTTTGTACACCAGCACCCAGACCGGCCGTTTGTAATGGGAGGAATGTTCCATGGAGGAATTGGTGCCGGAGGCGGAACTGGGAATAATGTGATGAGTTTTAGCGGAAGAAGTGGAGCGGAATTAAAATACGATAACGGAGCAGGATCCATGAATCTTAAAGATCAGGGAGGTGCCAATATGTTCTTTGATGGAGCAGGAAATGTAGTACACAATGCCAATAATGACAGCACTAAGACCGTTGGAAATAATAAAACGGATAAAATTGGCAATAACAAGAAGCTGGAAGTAGGCTGTGATCATATTGCAGATGTTGGAAATACCCATAAAGTTGCTGTAGGAGGCAAAAATAGTGTATTTACAATGGACAATACAGGGACTATTGATTTGACAGGTGTTAAGAAAATAAAACTTAAAGTAGGTAGCAGCGAAATTGTGATTACTCCGGATAAGATTTCAATTACAAGTGCTGAAGTGGATATCATAGGAGGCGGAGCTACAGCTAATTTTAAAGGAAAAACTACAATTACCGGAAAACCTGTGGATATAAATTAA